The following are encoded in a window of Kitasatospora fiedleri genomic DNA:
- a CDS encoding MMPL family transporter, translating to MLAFWALVLAVGVVFGGRVFEGSVAATGSGGSESAAGTAVVQAADPVQGTVTAVVDGPAVGDPGVRAAVEGASAEVAKLPGVVSVADTYGTGGQLTASDGRASLVSVRMADGSTAKQLAAVTDRLERIDADGARTVVGGDLVLQQEVKDQTAKDTRFGEIVTLPLTLVVMVLVFGGLAAAGLPGIGAIASVGGALLAMFGFSKLMDIDTSVLPIATVLGLGLSIDYALLMVNRFREERGHGADTAQAVERTAATAGRTVAFSGLTVAVALSGLFVFTSPVFRAVAVAGVSVVVIAVAAALTLVPALLGFMGRRIKAPTAPVPDEGFFSRTVRRVQRRAVPVMLACVALLLAAGAPFLGSHFRNSGADVLPKSFASRQVAETVEARFPGQVPAPVQVVVEGTAQQAQRYADDVVAKLPGVAGVRSVVPVSDGVQTVDVLVKGDPQGAGAKRVVGELRSERGGLETYVTGDAASLVDFQHEIGSRGPWALGLVAAGTLVLLFLMTGSVVLPVKALLMNVLSLGASLGALTLVFQHGYFSSLLGFTPTGGLETVIPVLVFAFAFGLSMDYEVFLLSRIKELHDQGYDCARSVQLGLQRSGRIITSAGLLMVIVFAGFAAGQMLMVKQMGIALAVAVAVDATLVRTLLVPATMTLFGRLNWWAPAPLRRLHRIVGLHEHVELPPLRPVVLPAPRLAERRRLVGAP from the coding sequence GTGCTGGCGTTCTGGGCGCTGGTGCTCGCGGTGGGGGTGGTGTTCGGCGGGCGGGTGTTCGAGGGGTCGGTGGCGGCCACCGGCAGCGGCGGGTCGGAGTCGGCCGCCGGAACGGCGGTCGTGCAGGCGGCGGACCCGGTGCAGGGCACGGTGACGGCGGTGGTGGACGGGCCGGCGGTGGGCGACCCGGGGGTGCGGGCCGCGGTCGAGGGGGCGAGCGCGGAGGTGGCGAAGCTGCCGGGCGTGGTCTCGGTGGCGGACACGTACGGGACGGGCGGGCAGCTGACCGCGAGCGACGGCCGGGCGTCGCTGGTGAGCGTGCGGATGGCGGACGGGTCGACGGCGAAGCAGCTGGCGGCGGTGACCGACCGGCTGGAGCGGATCGACGCGGACGGCGCGCGCACCGTGGTCGGCGGCGACCTGGTGCTCCAGCAGGAGGTGAAGGACCAGACCGCGAAGGACACCAGGTTCGGCGAGATCGTGACGCTGCCGCTCACCCTGGTGGTGATGGTGCTGGTGTTCGGCGGGCTGGCCGCGGCGGGGCTGCCGGGCATCGGGGCGATCGCCTCGGTGGGCGGGGCGCTGCTGGCGATGTTCGGGTTCAGCAAGCTGATGGACATCGACACCTCGGTGCTGCCGATCGCGACGGTGCTGGGCCTGGGCCTGTCGATCGACTACGCGCTGCTGATGGTGAACCGGTTCCGGGAGGAGCGCGGCCACGGCGCGGACACCGCGCAGGCGGTGGAGCGCACGGCGGCCACGGCCGGCCGGACGGTGGCGTTCTCGGGGCTGACGGTGGCGGTCGCGCTGAGCGGCCTGTTCGTCTTCACCAGCCCGGTGTTCCGGGCGGTCGCGGTGGCGGGCGTGAGCGTGGTGGTGATCGCGGTGGCGGCGGCGCTGACCCTGGTGCCGGCGCTGCTGGGCTTCATGGGGCGGCGGATCAAGGCGCCGACCGCGCCCGTCCCGGACGAGGGGTTCTTCTCCCGGACGGTGCGCCGGGTGCAGCGCCGGGCGGTGCCGGTGATGCTGGCCTGCGTGGCGCTGCTGCTGGCGGCGGGGGCGCCGTTCCTGGGCTCGCACTTCCGCAACTCGGGGGCGGACGTGCTGCCGAAGAGCTTCGCGTCCCGGCAGGTCGCCGAGACGGTCGAAGCGCGCTTCCCCGGGCAGGTCCCGGCACCGGTGCAGGTGGTCGTCGAGGGGACGGCGCAGCAGGCCCAGCGGTACGCGGACGACGTGGTGGCGAAGCTGCCGGGCGTGGCGGGCGTCCGCTCGGTGGTGCCGGTCTCGGACGGCGTGCAGACCGTGGACGTGCTGGTCAAGGGCGACCCGCAGGGCGCCGGGGCCAAGCGGGTGGTCGGCGAGCTGCGCTCCGAGCGCGGCGGCCTGGAGACGTACGTGACGGGCGACGCGGCGTCGCTGGTGGACTTCCAGCACGAGATCGGCTCGCGCGGGCCGTGGGCGCTGGGCCTGGTCGCGGCCGGGACGCTGGTGCTGCTGTTCCTGATGACCGGGTCGGTGGTGCTGCCGGTGAAGGCGCTGCTGATGAACGTGCTCTCGCTGGGGGCGTCGCTGGGCGCGCTGACCCTGGTGTTCCAGCACGGGTACTTCAGCTCGCTGCTCGGGTTCACGCCGACCGGCGGCCTGGAGACGGTGATCCCGGTGCTGGTGTTCGCCTTCGCGTTCGGGCTGTCGATGGACTACGAGGTGTTCCTGCTCTCGCGGATCAAGGAACTGCACGACCAGGGGTACGACTGCGCGAGATCGGTGCAGCTCGGCCTGCAGCGCAGCGGTCGGATCATCACCTCGGCCGGGCTGCTGATGGTGATCGTGTTCGCCGGGTTCGCCGCCGGACAGATGCTCATGGTCAAGCAGATGGGCATCGCGCTGGCGGTGGCCGTCGCGGTGGACGCCACCCTGGTGCGGACCCTGCTGGTGCCCGCCACCATGACGCTGTTCGGCCGGCTCAACTGGTGGGCGCCCGCCCCGCTGCGCCGCCTGCACCGGATCGTCGGCCTGCACGAGCACGTCGAGCTGCCGCCGCTGCGCCCGGTGGTGCTGCCCGCGCCGCGGCTGGCGGAGCGCCGCCGCCTGGTGGGTGCGCCGTAG
- a CDS encoding MBL fold metallo-hydrolase, with protein MPRPVPHVQPGIAPGVDRLGDHVVNFYLVHHPDGLVLVDAGLPAHLGQLREHLARLGRTPADVRAVLLTHAHPDHTGLAHPLRRAGADVRIHQRDAAILHDGPRSALRHAAPERSMLPYLLRRPAATGTVLHLARKGAFTAPAVPDVRTFTNDQRLEDVPGAPQTVALPGHTPGSTAYLFPDRGLLFTGDALVTHDGLTGRTGPGLVCRGFTHDGAAALAALDRIAELTAATVLLPGHGRPTTDDVRTVAHLARQTGLH; from the coding sequence ATGCCCCGCCCCGTCCCCCACGTCCAGCCCGGCATCGCTCCGGGCGTCGACCGCCTCGGCGACCACGTCGTCAACTTCTACCTCGTCCACCACCCGGACGGGCTGGTCCTGGTCGACGCGGGGCTGCCCGCCCACCTCGGACAGCTGCGCGAGCACCTGGCCCGACTGGGCCGGACCCCGGCCGACGTCCGCGCCGTGCTGCTCACCCACGCCCACCCCGACCACACCGGCCTGGCCCACCCGCTGCGGCGGGCCGGGGCCGACGTCCGAATCCACCAGCGGGACGCGGCCATCCTGCACGACGGCCCGCGCAGCGCCCTGCGCCACGCCGCACCCGAGCGCTCCATGCTGCCCTACCTGCTGCGCCGCCCCGCCGCGACCGGCACCGTGCTGCACCTCGCCCGCAAGGGCGCCTTCACCGCCCCCGCGGTGCCGGACGTCCGGACCTTCACCAACGACCAGCGGCTGGAGGACGTGCCCGGCGCGCCGCAGACCGTCGCGCTGCCCGGCCACACCCCGGGCAGCACCGCCTACCTGTTCCCCGACCGCGGCCTGCTGTTCACCGGCGACGCCCTGGTCACCCACGACGGTCTGACCGGACGCACCGGCCCCGGCCTGGTCTGCCGCGGCTTCACCCACGACGGCGCCGCGGCCCTGGCCGCCCTCGACCGCATCGCCGAACTGACCGCCGCCACCGTGCTCCTGCCCGGCCACGGCCGACCGACCACCGACGACGTCCGCACCGTCGCCCACCTGGCCCGACAGACCGGCCTGCACTGA
- a CDS encoding TetR/AcrR family transcriptional regulator has translation MDSGRRGPVAPDAPRRPYDASRRQEAARRNRAAVLAACRELLFAEGYRAATVRAVAERAGVSRRRSTSRSAARPGWSRRSGTPRSPGTTSRWRWPSGPSSGRCGRPGTRP, from the coding sequence ATGGATTCAGGGAGGAGGGGTCCCGTGGCGCCCGACGCTCCGCGCAGGCCCTACGACGCCAGCCGCCGGCAGGAGGCCGCCCGGCGCAACCGCGCCGCGGTGCTGGCCGCGTGCCGGGAGCTGCTCTTCGCGGAGGGCTACCGGGCCGCGACCGTCCGCGCCGTCGCCGAGCGGGCCGGGGTCTCCCGGAGACGGTCTACAAGTCGTTCGGCGGCAAGACCGGGCTGGTCAAGGCGCTCTGGGACACCACGCTCGCCGGGGACGACGAGCCGGTGGCGATGGCCGAGCGGCCCGAGCTCAGGGCGGTGTGGGAGGCCCGGGACCCGGCCGTGA